In Escherichia ruysiae, a genomic segment contains:
- the hemX gene encoding uroporphyrinogen-III C-methyltransferase has product MTEQEKTSAVVEETREVVDTTPQSVTVEKKSNNSTALILSAVAIAIALAAGVGLYGWGKQQAVNQTTTSDVLANQLAALQKAQESQKAELESIIKQQATQLEQANRQQETLAKQLDEVQQKVATISGSDAKTWLLAQADFLVKLAGRKLWSDQDVTTAAALLKSADASLADMNDPSLITVRRAITDDIASLSAVSQVDYDGIILKLNQLSNQVDNLRLADNDSDGSPMDSDGEELSSSISEWRINLQKSWQNFMDNFITIRRRDDTAVPLLAPNQDIYLRENIRSRLLVAAQAVPRHQQETYRQALENVSTWVRAYYDTDDATTKAFLDEVDQLSQQNISMDLPETLQSQAMLEKLMQTRVRNLLAQPVTPVAEAAPAPQADTPAAAPQGE; this is encoded by the coding sequence ATGACGGAACAAGAAAAAACCTCCGCCGTGGTTGAAGAGACCAGGGAGGTCGTGGACACCACGCCACAATCTGTCACAGTAGAAAAAAAGAGTAATAACAGTACTGCTCTGATTTTAAGTGCGGTGGCTATCGCTATTGCTCTGGCTGCAGGTGTCGGTTTGTATGGCTGGGGTAAACAACAGGCCGTCAATCAGACGACCACCAGTGATGTTCTGGCTAACCAACTCGCGGCTCTGCAAAAAGCCCAGGAGAGCCAAAAAGCCGAGCTGGAAAGCATCATCAAGCAACAGGCTACACAGCTAGAGCAGGCAAATCGTCAGCAGGAAACGCTGGCCAAACAGCTGGATGAAGTTCAACAAAAGGTCGCCACTATCTCAGGTAGTGATGCCAAGACCTGGCTACTGGCGCAGGCTGATTTCCTTGTGAAGCTCGCCGGACGTAAGTTGTGGAGCGATCAGGACGTCACTACCGCTGCGGCATTGCTGAAAAGCGCAGACGCCAGCCTGGCGGATATGAATGACCCAAGTCTTATTACCGTTCGCCGGGCAATTACCGATGATATCGCCAGCCTTTCTGCGGTCTCGCAGGTAGATTATGACGGCATCATCCTCAAGCTGAATCAGCTTTCTAATCAGGTTGATAACCTGCGTCTGGCCGATAATGATAGCGACGGTTCGCCGATGGATTCCGATGGTGAAGAGCTTTCCAGCTCCATCAGCGAATGGCGCATAAATCTGCAAAAAAGCTGGCAGAACTTTATGGACAACTTCATTACGATTCGCCGTCGTGATGACACCGCCGTACCGCTGTTAGCACCGAATCAGGATATCTATCTGCGCGAAAATATTCGCTCTCGCCTGCTGGTCGCGGCACAAGCTGTACCACGTCATCAGCAAGAGACTTACCGCCAGGCGCTGGAGAACGTCTCCACCTGGGTACGTGCTTACTACGATACTGACGATGCCACCACCAAAGCGTTCCTCGACGAGGTGGATCAGTTAAGTCAGCAAAATATCTCGATGGATCTCCCGGAAACCCTGCAAAGCCAGGCAATGCTGGAAAAACTGATGCAGACTCGCGTGCGCAATCTGCTGGCGCAACCAGTAACACCAGTAGCGGAGGCTGCACCTGCACCGCAAGCTGATACACCGGCAGCCGCGCCGCAAGGAGAATAA
- the hemD gene encoding uroporphyrinogen-III synthase gives MSILVTRPSPAGEELVSRLRALGQVAWHFPLIEFSPGRQLPQLADQLAALSEGDLLFALSQHAVAFAQSQLHQQGLQWPALPAYFAIGRTTALALHTVSRHEVRYPQDREISEVLLQLPELQNIAGKRALILRGNGGRELIGDTLTARGAEVIFCECYQRCAIHYDGAEEAMRWQTREVTTIVVTSGEMLQQLWSLIPRWYREHWLLRCRLLVVSERLAKLARELGWQDIKVADNADNDALLRALQ, from the coding sequence ATGAGTATCCTGGTCACCCGCCCATCTCCCGCAGGAGAAGAGTTAGTGAGCCGTCTGCGCGCACTGGGACAGGTGGCCTGGCATTTTCCGCTGATTGAGTTTTCTCCGGGTCGGCAACTGCCACAACTTGCCGACCAGCTGGCGGCACTGAGCGAAGGAGATCTACTATTTGCCCTTTCGCAACATGCCGTTGCTTTTGCACAGTCGCAACTGCATCAGCAAGGTCTCCAGTGGCCCGCCCTACCCGCTTATTTCGCCATTGGTCGCACTACTGCACTGGCGCTGCATACCGTGAGCAGACACGAAGTTCGTTATCCGCAGGATCGGGAAATCAGCGAAGTCTTGCTACAATTACCTGAATTACAAAATATTGCAGGCAAACGTGCGCTAATTTTACGTGGCAACGGCGGTCGTGAGCTGATCGGGGACACCCTGACGGCACGCGGTGCTGAAGTCATTTTTTGCGAATGTTATCAACGATGCGCCATTCATTACGATGGTGCAGAAGAAGCGATGCGCTGGCAAACTCGCGAAGTGACAACGATCGTTGTTACCAGCGGTGAAATGCTGCAACAGCTCTGGTCGCTGATTCCACGATGGTATCGTGAGCACTGGTTACTACGCTGTCGACTACTGGTCGTCAGCGAGCGTCTGGCGAAACTCGCCCGGGAACTGGGCTGGCAAGATATTAAGGTCGCCGATAACGCAGACAACGATGCGCTTTTACGGGCATTACAATAA
- the hemC gene encoding hydroxymethylbilane synthase, with product MLDNVLRIATRQSPLALWQAHYVKDKLMASHPGLVVELVPMVTRGDVILDTPLAKVGGKGLFVKELEVALLENRADIAVHSMKDVPVEFPQGLGLVTICEREDPRDAFVSNNYDSLDALPAGSIVGTSSLRRQCQLAERRPDLIIRSLRGNVGTRLSKLDNGEYDAIILAVAGLKRLGLESRIRAALPPEVSLPAVGQGAVGIECRLDDSRTREVLAALNHHETALRVTAERAMNTRLEGGCQVPIGSYAELINGEIWLRALVGAPDGSQIIRGERRGSPQAAEQMGISLAEELLNNGAREILAEVYSGDAPA from the coding sequence ATGTTAGACAATGTTTTAAGAATTGCCACACGCCAAAGCCCACTTGCACTCTGGCAGGCACATTATGTCAAAGACAAGTTGATGGCGAGCCATCCAGGGCTGGTGGTTGAACTGGTGCCGATGGTGACGCGCGGCGATGTGATTCTTGATACGCCACTGGCGAAGGTTGGCGGAAAAGGCTTATTTGTGAAAGAGCTGGAGGTCGCGCTCCTGGAAAACCGTGCCGATATCGCCGTGCATTCGATGAAAGATGTGCCGGTTGAATTTCCGCAAGGTCTGGGGCTGGTCACCATTTGCGAGCGCGAAGATCCTCGCGATGCCTTTGTTTCCAATAACTATGACAGTCTGGATGCGTTACCCGCAGGCAGCATCGTCGGTACTTCCAGCTTACGCCGCCAGTGCCAACTGGCTGAACGCCGTCCGGATCTCATTATCCGTTCTCTGCGCGGCAATGTCGGTACTCGTCTGAGTAAACTGGATAATGGCGAATACGATGCCATTATTCTTGCTGTGGCTGGCTTAAAACGTTTAGGGCTGGAGTCTCGCATTCGTGCTGCGCTGCCGCCTGAAGTTTCTCTTCCAGCAGTAGGACAAGGTGCAGTAGGCATTGAATGCCGCCTGGATGATTCGCGCACCCGCGAGGTACTCGCCGCGCTGAATCACCACGAAACGGCGCTGCGCGTCACCGCCGAACGTGCCATGAATACCCGCCTCGAAGGCGGTTGTCAGGTGCCGATTGGTAGCTATGCCGAACTTATCAATGGCGAAATCTGGCTGCGTGCGCTGGTTGGCGCACCGGACGGTTCGCAGATTATTCGCGGTGAGCGCCGTGGCTCGCCGCAGGCTGCCGAGCAAATGGGCATTTCGCTGGCGGAAGAGCTACTGAATAACGGCGCGCGCGAGATCCTCGCCGAAGTTTACAGCGGAGATGCGCCAGCATGA